One region of Purpureocillium takamizusanense chromosome 4, complete sequence genomic DNA includes:
- a CDS encoding uncharacterized protein (COG:M~EggNog:ENOG503NW9Q): MDPLSISAAVAGFISLTLDVSTRLATFYKAYSDQDESIKSVAGDLGALVTTLQALQQHLVPRKFRHDEHTLIRAVEARIDKCEQSVDDLQDRLQQFDKFQKTTNPGIWTKTISGARRLAFPFEETTLQKLHGDIERVKSNLSSALDLLQQQFSSDTRDDLQDIKSVLGLVRHTGLSHALSAWLKAPDPTSLFHEICRKKQVRTGLWLVAKGSNFDNWLTAPNSFIWLKGFVGTGKSFLCCTAIQHSYRHRRSSPRVGLAFFFFRFDDASKQTASGMLRSLVLQLSAQYQGCHSPLETLHQKYLFESPPDEALMDCLRQLVRLFDHVYLFLDALDESPCDDRSTRDDVLQTIAGMRGWDERGLHMCTTSRGVSDIEEALEPVDSQVVALTGGKLNKDIESFIVTQLKERPRLQKFAAHRDLILAQLTGRAGGVVANLYHLIVSVG, from the exons ATGGATCCGCTGTCCATAtccgccgctgtcgccggctTCATCTCCCTGACCCTCGATGTGTCGACTCGACTAGCTACATTCTACAAAGCTTACTCGGATCAAGATGAGAGCATCAAGAGTGTTGCGGGCGACCTGGGTGCTCTCGTCACGACTCTCCAGGCCCTGCAGCAACACCTTGTCCCTCGTAAATTTCGTCACGACGAGCATACCCTGATTCGCGCAGTTGAGGCCCGCATAGACAAGTGCGAGCAATCCGTAGACGATCTACAGGACCGCCTTCAACAGTTTGACAAATTCCAGAAAACGACCAATCCTGGCATCTGGACAAAGACAATATCCGGTGCTAGGCGTCTTGCCTTTCCCTTCGAAGAAACTACTCTTCAGAAGCTCCATGGCGACATCGAAAGAGTCAAATCCAACCTTTCCTCAGCCTTGGACCTTCTCCAGCAGCAATTTTCCTCCGACACTCGAGACGACTTGCAGGACATCAAGTCTGTCCTCGGTCTAGTCAGGCATACCGGGCTTTCGCACGCCCTCAGTGCCTGGCTGAAGGCTCCGGACCCGACAAGCTTGTTCCACGAGATTTGTAGGAAGAAACAGGTCAGGACAGGCCTCTGGCTTGTGGCAAAAGGGTCCAATTTCGACAATTGGTTGACTGCACCCAACTCCTTCATATGGCTGAAAGGCTTTGTGGGAACAGGGAAATCTTTCCTATGCTGCACCGCGATCCAACACTCTTACCGGCATCGCCGGTCCAGTCCTCGTGTCGGCTTAgcattcttcttcttccgctTTGATGATGCCAGCAAACAAACAGCCTCGGGCATGCTCCGCTCTCTGGTCCTCCAGCTCTCAGCACAATACCAGGGTTGCCACTCGCCCCTCGAGACGCTTCATCAGAAGTATTTATTCGAATCGCCACCGGACGAAGCCTTGATGGACTGCCTACGTCAACTTGTCCGACTGTTCGATCACGTGTATCTCTTTTTGGATGCACTCGACGAGAGTCCTTGTGATGACCGCAGCACACGTGACGATGTGCTCCAGACGATTGCGGGTATGCGAGGATGGGATGAACGAGGCCTGCACATGTGTACGACCAGTCGCGGCGTTTCCGACATTGAAGAGGCTCTCGAGCCCGTAGACTCTCAGGTTGTCGCCTTGACGGGTGGTAAGCTCAACAAGGATATTGAAAGCTTTATTGTCACACAATTGAAGGAGAGACCGCGTCTGCAAAAATTTGCAGCGCACCGCGATTTGATACTGGCTCAGCTGACCGGTCGTGCTGGAGGCGT GGTCGCTAATTTGTACCACCTTATAGTTTCCGTTGGGTAA